A stretch of DNA from Cannabis sativa cultivar Pink pepper isolate KNU-18-1 chromosome X, ASM2916894v1, whole genome shotgun sequence:
acaggctggagtatgaccagcagccggagtatgaccggttcgaccgatcaggctgacacttggttggtggttccgtactattgacgtatcccgtcggtacaggctggagtatgaccagcagccggagtatgaccggttcgaccgatcaggaggatatagtaacacgtcggtacatgctggagtatgaccagcagccggagtatgaccggttcgaccgatcaggttgttacgtgtcaatagtaccgtccctatgaacgttcagaactcagtaccatgttggacatggcagtagtggcttagtaccgtgttggacacggcagtagcgggactcagtatcgtgttggacacggcagttagggttatgatcaggggtgtgggcgtctgatcataaccggaattatgtatgagtattattatgcttttcttactgagtctgtcgactcacagttttacgtttatgtgtgtaggtaaaggcaaggctaaagctgatggactgtgagcgagcttgtgaagattgtacatgtcggggcggttaggcctggagcgtacgatcatcgggacagcgaggctgattttttgtaactggtcattagacgacatttattttatgtatcagttaatcagttaaatcttttgtaaatgattttataatcgggatcccgagtcttttgtaatattattttataagttttaattaaaaagcaaaaattttaattaatcacgtttttccataaacctcgttgattagcaacgagctgcacagtatgtttaaaaatcacgtaatacgcctatgttagttagggtgttacagatagactcttgaagagtttttgattaattgaagaacaacttttatttcttttgtatatcgagaactattgtatgtataaagtttgttcattagtattgaagtcctgaagtacttcttatgtatcaagaattatatatatatatgatcatttgatatggaaattaagattatacaacaagatggaataaatatatggtcttggagtaccatcattgtcacaaatgaaaatttatagtaccattaatgtgttatgttcatatctacttgaaattttaaattttagtatgaacaaagttgtgtacacacatgaatgatacaattagttggataaagactaatgtttcACGAACctctcatctataatttagaagtccatacatactctgaaagagttatagaaaatatatgatcaaagattatatatggtgatattttaaaaagtgataacaataatcttatgagatttattatcacctaaagaattatggatcatatgtgcatgagggggagacatatttatgttgcactctttttcccttagttcaggttttgtcccactggattttcctggcaaggtttttaacgaggcaacttgcaaataattatgaatatgaaatatatattgtactctttttcccttgctcagattttgtcccaatgggtttttctggcaaggtttttaatgaggcaactataaatcatgttaacatacttgcattttatgaagcaagtagagaatgtgtgtaagtgagatcattgacatagcatattcgggaaacaaatggattgcactcaataaagaagtatcaacccaagcaattctccatggataatactgcttgcatcgctcaactaaaatgaggtacattgaaggagatagagttagaacacatttcatgaaattcttctttatacgcttcaagaaaatgtatattggtgttcaacatattcaatcaagtgtcaatcttgcaaacttattcacaaagttattaccaacatcaacatttgagaagacggcggacaagatcgaaattcgtcgattagaagatctccacaaatgtctaaatgagggggagttagtttacactatactctttttcctttgatcaagtttttagcaagatttttaataaggcagttattatggacatccaagggggagtgttataaatattaataattatgtggatgcccaaatcttttatttattaccattaattgtaatcaacattcctctttttcttagtttccttttctcttagtttcttaatatgtCATTCTTGTATATGTATAAATAggattcaccccattggaataaaaaactcagaaattctcattcactatctctttctctctttatcttcttcttctttcttctcatctattttatataattttatattattttataacaaaactCATTTTTTTAAGTCTTCATTTCTATTGTAGCTAAGGAGTGTGTTTAGGAGCATGATTGAAGATACTCTTAAAGAGTTTCCTatcctttattttttaattatagatttttttttatgattgaaGTTTATTTTTTCTAGGTCTCACTTCTTATTTTAGCTAAAGAGTGTATTTGGATAGCATAATTGTAGATGGTgtgaacaaaaataaaaaataaaaaaggaaaaacaaaagaaaagaaaagaaaaaaagaaagaaagaagaccATAGTAAATTGCGCAATTAGCGACGCTAAATGCTAAAACGCGCCGACCATACTCCATGTTTGGAGCTTTATTTTCCACTTtgcttttttcatttttaatataaaaatattcctAGAAGACATTCATTCGTTCACTCAACTGGGTTTACTTGTTCTTCAAATCTTTTGGTCTAGAATTGAACAAGTCAGAAAATGGGTTTGTCTACAAGGGTAGTTCAGTAGTTGTAGAGTAGTGAGCAGTGTGAAAACAAATGGAGAATGAGAGTTCCAAAGAAGAAATGGTGACAGGGTCAAATGGGTTGTTCGTGAAGGTTATGACTGATGAACAAATGGAGCTTTTAAGGAGGCAGATCTCTGTCTACGCCACCATCTGTGAAAAGCTTGCTGAGATGCATAAGGCCATCTCTACCCACCATGATTTTTCTGGTTTGCAATTTCTAATCTCAATTGTTTCTATGGGAAAGTTTACTTTTGTTTACATGGTTAACTCTAACAATGAAGAGTAGGGTTTTTAGGGGTTTTCTGTTTTAGGCCTTAAAGTTGTGTTCTATTTCTCTTTGTTTATTATGTTTAGGCATGAAATTGGGAGCTTTTCACTGTGATCCTCTTATGGCTTATGCTGGGCATAAGATCACATCAAGGCAGAGGTGGTCTCCAACCCCTTTACAGCTTCAAATACTTGAGCGGATTTTCGATGAAGGTAATGGTACTCCAACCAAACAGAAGATCAAAGAGATTACTTCAGAACTCACCCAACATGGCCAAATTTCTGAAACCAATGTCTACAATTGGTTTCAGAACAGGAGAGCTCGTTCCAAAAGAAAACAATCTGTTTCAGCACCACCCAACAATATGGAGCCAGAAGCAGAGACTGAAACTGAGTTTGTTAAGGACAATACAAAGCCAGAAGACAATGAATTCTATGACAACTCAGTCCCAATGGACAGTACTACTAATGATGTATACTTTCCTAGTCCTGAGGTAAATTATCAAACaaccacaacaacaacaacaacaacatatgTCTTTGAATTGAGAACCATAACAAAGCAAAAACTTTAACATTCCAttgttttgttgtttgtttCTGCAGGAATTGATCAGCTGGTCCACAAATGGGGGTGTGCTTGAGTTACAGCCATTTCCATCATGGGGTGGTGGATTCAATGTGGATGACCTTTAACTGCAACTTATTATATACTGTATGTTATGTTATGTTGTGTTGTTATTACTTATGTCAAGATTAGGAAAATTTGATCAACTAAATTATATTCCCACATCTAGTTTTAGCAAACACCTTTATATATTCATAATTTTCTTGTTGATGATATGTATCTATATGTGTAGAAACCAGGCAGCAAATTGATTATGCAAATACTAATACAACAAAGAAACAAACTCTCTTGATTGTTTGATTAGAGCATTATATGATTTTAAATCCTTTTGTTATGTTTTATTCTGGTAAGTCATTAGTAATGAACACCATTTTTGAGATCtataaactttaacatgtactaaatcatgttacttaaatttttttggcaattaaaaattttctctgaactattgagattgttagatttaagaacttttgtcaaATTTCATTCAATATTACTACTTTGGTGATTgtccatgtactaaattatgcttctTAAACTTTGATATATACCAAATTATGTCCTTCAAACTTTGATaaatactaaaattagacaaaagtccttaaatctaataatttcAATAATTCAGGGAATTTTTTAACGATTAGAAAAGTTGAAGAAATATGActtagtacatgttaaagtttgcGAAGTAAAACtcttaattagcctaaaaaatatatttggttcTTATGATTTGAATTGACTAGATGGCCATACAAACTAGCTTATAATATCTATCAAATAATAGCAAGAGCTAAAATCTCACCAATTTTCTGAGAATTAACAGGTAAATATTGTATTGGGTTACAGGGCTTTTTGATTTGGTACGACCATTTTTTATACTATGGTTATGTAGCAATTGTGATGCGAAATTGCAGAATGATTGAATAGAATAAGAAAACTCATATAGGCATGTATTTACAACCATTGatctaaatataataattaattgggTAAAAATTAAGAAGCAAAAGTTGATTCAATTTCACAACAAGAAAGAAAGAATGAAAAACGAAAACTTGTCTTGACCGCCACACCTAATTAAATCATTTGAGGTTACCTCAAATCGCCATATAGAGAGTATTGAGGTATGTATGTGTGCAAGTCATGAGATCTAATTCAACAATGTAACTCTAGTaatgtaatttaaaaaaaaaaataattacataaaatactaatttttgtaatttttttatatttttagcgttcaaagtttttttttatatatatttttacggtattttataaaaatacaaaaaacaaCACGAAattaacaagaaaacaacattaaaataacataagaaataatatacaaataataaaaaatcaagaacaaaataacaatagaataacagaaaaatataccaaaagactatattttatgtaaataaaatctaactctaaaaatattaaaaattttatggaGATGGTAtttctgtaattttttttttaaattatcaaaaaacaaaaaaagccGGACACAATCATCATTATcattagggaaatttacatggtatgcTAACTTTTATCAtttctttacaaaaatactgtcaggcggtattttttacttttttactgtatttttttataagtttcatactgcagtatactgtgttaagttttcactggtgttctactggtgttttactagtgttctactgttgttttgagttgttctgcttcgTGTTTTactgatattttataaaaacacagtatttttgaaaaaatttccgtgtgacattatttttgtaaaagttaacccaaattccagtatttttgtaagtttccctatcaTTATCAGGCCTAACTGCATAGAAAAAAGCCCAAAATACATTTCTAACAAGCCCACCAAATCCCAAAACAATCAGTGAAGGACCACCCAGgcccaaaaataaaagaaaacaaaacaaaaaactaaCTTTTAAGATAAATCAcaccttttgttttgttttgttttttttttttcattttttttcctaaaaaataCACACCACTTTTGAAAAACTTGATACGTGTACCATATTTATTCGATATGCACCTTAATAAATGTGAAATATTaaaaggcaccagtggtgcttaGTGGTGCTTAGTACACTCTTATATGTTAATGCtgctattaatttaattaagtattgaatacaaaataatttaatataataatttttagggagtatcgctagcgaATTGTAAGGTGATATGTCTAGAAGTGCTAGGTACCATTGGTGCCCATCACCTTCTATAGTTGGCACCCTACAATTAGTTAGTGATATTCTCTACAAActattttcataatttatatGGGACTCGATAGTTATTTACACTAATAACGATATGACACCAAGGAGAGTGCTAAGCAtcaatagtatttttttaacaattctctaataaaaaaaataagcacTCTTTAAAGAGGTATTATATTTACACTCTTTAAGaatttatataaaaacaatTAACATATATTGAATCTAATAATTTACTTTCAatattcttttcttattttttcttttacagtTAGTgttaaattcaatattttttttaaataatggatttttattttgaattttaatctAATAAATTACATTTAGTGTTTTAAATAGTGTTACATT
This window harbors:
- the LOC115711571 gene encoding WUSCHEL-related homeobox 8: MENESSKEEMVTGSNGLFVKVMTDEQMELLRRQISVYATICEKLAEMHKAISTHHDFSGMKLGAFHCDPLMAYAGHKITSRQRWSPTPLQLQILERIFDEGNGTPTKQKIKEITSELTQHGQISETNVYNWFQNRRARSKRKQSVSAPPNNMEPEAETETEFVKDNTKPEDNEFYDNSVPMDSTTNDVYFPSPEELISWSTNGGVLELQPFPSWGGGFNVDDL